The DNA segment TAGAGCCGCACGAGCAGGAAGAGCGGCACGAAGGAGGCCACCGCGACCGCACCGATCCCGAGATCGAGCCACAGCAGCATCGCCGAGATGTAGAGGAAGGACAGCACGACGGTCACCAGCTCCTGGAGCCCCTCGTTGAGGAGTTCGCGCAGCGACTCGACGTCCGTCGTGGAGCGGGAGATCAGCCGCCCCGAGGTGTACCGCTCGTGGAAGTCGACACTCAGCGCCTGCGCGTGCCGGAAGATCCGCCCGCGCAGGTCCAGCAGCACGTCCTGGCTGACCCGCGCCGAGGCCTCGATGAACGTGAACTGCAGCCCGCCGGAGGTCAGCGCGCACAGCAGATAGCCGACGGCCACCACGACCAGCGGCCCCCGGTCGTGGTCCCGCAGCGCCGGTACGGCGTTGTCGATGGCGTACGCCACCAGCAGCGGGGCCGCCTGCACCGCCGCCTGCTGCAACAGCAGCAGCAGGGTGGTGAACGCGACCCGGGCCTTCATCGGGGCGAGCAGTGAGCGCAGCAGGGTGCTCGTGGCGCCGGGCGGAGTGGGCAGCACGTCCCGGTCGAAGGGGTCGCCCGGGGCGTCCGGGCCCGGCTTTCCGGTGCCGGACGCGCCGGGCTCGCCGGTGGTGGGGCCGGCGCTGGTCGTCGTGGTCATCGGTGGTCCCCCTCTTCGCCCTCACCGGACATCAGATGCGCGTACTCGGCGTTGGTGCGCAGCAGTTCGTGGTGCGTGCCCACGGCGGTGATCCGGCCGCCCGACAGCAGGGCCACCCGGTCGGCGAGCAGCACCGTGGACGGCCGGTGGGCCACGATCAGCGCGGTCGTGTCCGCCAGCACCTGCCGCAGCGCGGCCTCCACGGCCGCCTCCGTGTGCACGTCCAGGGCGGACAGCGGGTCGTCCAGCACCAGGAACTCCGGCCGGCCGACGACCGCGCGGGCCAGCGCGAGGCGCTGCCGCTGACCGCCGGACAGGCTCAGGCCCTGTTCGCCGACGCGGGTGCCGGGGCCCTGCGGGAGCGCGTGCGCGAAGTCGGCCTGCGCCACGGCCAGGGCGCGGTCCAGCTCCGCCGCGCCGGCGTCCTCGTCCGCCCCCATCAGGACGTTCTCGCCGACGCTCGTGGAGAACAGCGTGGGCTCCTCGAACGCCATGGCGACCCGGGCGCGCAGTTCCTCCCGGGACATCGCGGTGATGTCGGTGCCGTGCAGGGTGATGCGGCCGGACGTGACGTCGTGCAGGCGGGGGATCAGCGCGGTGAGGGTCGTCTTCCCGCTGCCGGTCGCGCCGACCAGGGCCATGGACTCGCCGGGGCGGATGTACAGGTCGACGCGGTCGAGGAGGGGAGGGGAGTGCGGCGGGGCGTCGGGGTAGCGGAAGGAGACGTTCTCGAACCGCAGACCCTTCGCGGGAGCGGGACCCTTCGCGGGAGTGGCAGCGAGAGTGGGGGTGCCCCGCTCCTGCGTCCCGCCCTCCGTCGTCCCCCGCTCCCGCGTCCCGCTCTCCGGTGCCTCGTCCATCACCTCGAAGTACCGTTCCGTGGCCGTGGCCGCCTCCTGGCTCATCGCCAGCAGGAAGCCGATCGAGTCCACCGGCCAGCGCAGCGCGAGCGCGGTGCTCAGGAAGGCGACCAGGGTGCCCGCCGACAGATCCCCGTCCGCCACCTGAAGGGCACCCAGCACCAGCGCCGCGCCGATCGCCACCTCGGGCAGCGTCACGATGACGCCCCAGATGGTGGCCAGCAGCCGGGCCTTGCGCAGCTCCGTGCCGCGCAGCGTGGCCGCCAGCGCGCGGAACGTCCGGGCCTGGCTGCGGTGGCGGCCGAAGCCCTTGATGATGCGGATGCCGAGCACGCTCTCCTCGACCAGCGTCGTCACGTCCCCGACCTGGTCCTGCGCGCGCCGCGCCACCTCGGCGTACCGGCGCTCGAAGACTACGCAGGTCCACAGCACGGGCACGGCGGGCCCGAGGATGACCAGCCCCAGCGACCAGTCCTGCAGCAGCATGATGACCACGCCGACGAGGATCGTCACCCCGTTGACCAGCAGGAAGGTCAGCGGGAAGGCGAGGAACATGCGCAGCAGCATCAGGTCGGTGGTGGCCCGCGAGAGCAACTGGCCGGACGCCCAGCGGTCGTGGAAGGCCACCGGCAGCCGCTGGAGGTGCCGGTACAGGCCCGCCCGCATCTCCGCCTCGACGCCCGTCAGCGGCCGGGCCACCAGCCGGCGCCGTATCCCGAACAGCGCCGCCTCGGCGATGCCGAGCAGCAGCAGGTACAGCGCGCCGAGCCAGACTCCGGCCGGATCCCGGTCGGCGACGGGTCCGTCGACCATCCACTTCAGGACGAGCGGGATCACCAGTCCGGTGCACGAGGCGAGGACCGCCACGAACGCGGCCGCGCCCAGCCGGACCCGGACGGGGCGGACGTACGGCCACAGCCTCAGCAGGGTGCGTACGGCGGAGCGTTCCTCGGTGGTTGCACGTGTCGTGGGCATCATCGCGAGCGTACGGACCGGGACCGGCGTCGCCCACCGAGTTTCGGCCGGACCGGGGTCCGTCGCTGGTCCTACGACCAGCGCGTTCCGCGGCACCGGGCCCGGGAGGTCGTAGCCCCGGGTCAACCGATCGGACGATGCCGCCTCGAGCGCGACGGCCGATGTGCCGGACCCCGTCCGCCCGGGACCCTCGACGCATGCCATCCGTCATCGAAGTCACCGATCTGCGCAAGTCGTACGGCGGACGCACCGTCGTGGACGGCGTCTCCCTCGCCGTCGAGGAGGGCGAGATCTTCGGCATCCTCGGCCCCAACGGAGCCGGCAAGACCACCACCGTGGAGTGCGTGGAGGGACTTCGCGTCCCCGACGCCGGCCGCGTCCGTGTCGCCGGCCTCGACCCCGTCGCCGACCACGCCGAGGTGTCCCGGCTCCTCGGCGCCCAGCTCCAGCAGAGCGAACTCCAGCCCAGACTCACCGTGCGGGAGGCGCTGGATCTGTACGCCTCCTTCTACCCCCGCCCCGCCGACCGGCACGCCCTCGCCGAACGGCTGGGGCTCGGCCCGAAGCTGGACACCCGGTTCGCCAAGCTCTCCGGCGGCCAGCAGCAACGTCTGTTCATCGCCCTCGCGCTGATCGGCGGCCCGCGCATCGTCGTCCTGGACGAGCTGACCACCGGCCTGGACCCGCGCGCCCGCCGCGACACCTGGCAGCTCATCGAGGACGTCCGCGCGAGCGGGGTCACGGTCCTCCTGGTCACCCACTTCATGGAGGAGGCACAGCGCCTCTGCGACCGCGTCGCGGTCATCGACAAGGGCCGGGTGGCAGCCCTGGACACCCCCGCCGGTCTCGTCCGGCGTTCGGCGGGTGCCACCGTCGTCTCCTTCACCCCGTCCGCACCGCTCGCCGAAACCGACCTGAACGCGCTGCCCGCGCTCGCCTCCGTCGAGCACCGGGACGGCCGGATCACCCTCACCGGCACCGACGAGACCGTCAACGCCGTCCTCTCCCTGCTCGCCCGCCACCACGTCACCGCGCACCAACTGCGCGTCACCGACGCCACGCTGGACGACGCCTTCCTCGACCTCACCAAGGAGGAAGCGGCATGAACACCGCCGTGCTCCGCACCGAGATCCGCCTCTTCCGCCGCGAACCCGGCGGCATCTTCTGGATCCTGCTCTTCCCCACCGTCCTGCTGGTGATCCTGGGCTCCATCCCCTCGTTCCGGCAGCCCGACGACTCCATGGGCGGCCTGCGCCCGATCGACGCCTACGTACCCGTGGCCGTCCTGCTCGGCCTGATCGTCGGCGGACTGCAGTCCATGCCGCAGTCCCTGACCGGCTACCGCGAACGCGGCATCCTGCGCCGCATGTCCACGACCCCCGTACGGCCGGGCGCGCTGCTATCCGCCCACATGTGCGTGTACGGCGGCGCGGCCCTGTGCTCCGCGCTGCTCGCCCTCGCCGTCGGCCGGCTGGCGTTCGCGGTGCACCTGCCCAGGCAGCTGCCCGGGTACGTCGTCGCGCTCGTGTGCGCCGTCCTGGTGGCCCTCGCTCTCGGCTCGGTGGTGTCCGCGCTGTCGCGCACGACGAAGATCGCCGGCGCGATCGGCTCGGCCGTGTTCTTCCCGTCGATGTTCTGCGCGGGCGTCTGGCTGCCGGTGCAGGCGATGCCGCACACCCTCGCCCGGGCCGTCGGGTTCACGCCCTTCGGCGCTGCCGCCGAGGCGCTGAACCAGGCGGCGGCCGGCCGTCGCCTCCCGCCTGGTCTCCGCCGTCCGCGCCCCCAGGACTCCCGGCAACGAGCCGTTGTCCGCACGCGAACGCGAGGTGCTGGCGCTGGTCGCCAAGGGCACGTCCAACCGGGAGATCGCCCGCGAGCTGTTCATCAGCGAGGCGACCGTGAAGACCCATCTCACGCACCTCTACGCCAAGTTGGGCGCGAAGGACCGCGCGGCCGCGGTGGCGGTCGCCTACGACCGGGGCATCCTCGGCTAACCGGAACCCGGGGGACAGGGAACGGGGCCCGCGCGTCCGGCGTCCTGGCGGCACCGCTCGTACACCGTCACCCGCCGCCCGCGCACCTGCGCGTCCGCCACCACCGTGAAGTAGCCGCGCAGCACGGCGGTCTTCGCGCCGTCCCGCCCGCCCCTTACCGGCCGGGCCACCTCGGCCGCGTCCGTGACCAGCAGTATCCGCCGCTGTGCCAGCATCGCGGCCCGTATCCGGCGGGGAGCGGCCTCCTCGCCCTTCAGCGTTCCGGACCGTAACGGGCTCTCGGCCAGCGCGACGTCCCGCAGGCCGGCGAAGGCGTCGGGGGAGACCAGCGCGGTGTCGCGCCGGGCCGCCGGTACGAAGACCACCGCGTCCCCGGCCCGCTTCAGCTGCCGTACGTTCCCGGCCGCCGCGAGGACGTCGTCCACCCGGCTGGCCGGGGACCGCTTGGCCAGCGCCTGCGGCAGCAGCGCCACCACCGCCGTCGCGAGCGCCACCGGGACGAGCAGGCGTGACGCCCGCGGGTACCGCGGCCCGGCCGCCCGTACCGCCGCACCCAGCGCCGAGCCGATCAGCAGGGCCAGGCCCAGCATGCTGAACAGCACGTACCGGTCCAGGAAGAGAGGCTGGACCAGGGAGATGCCGAGCAGGCCGAGCTGCGGCACCGCCAGCAACGGCAGCCCGACCGCCGCCGCCGACAGCCGGCCCACGCGCGGCCGGTCCAGCAGTGCGCCGAGACCGCCGATCGCCAGCAGGACCGCCGGACCGATCAGCATGTGCCACGTCAACGGCGGTATCCAGGACACCTGGTCGGACTGGGTCCGGCTGAAGAGGATCAACGGCAGCGCGGCGCCGACCGCCCCGGTCGAGGCCACCGCCCACCGTGTCCGGGTCCCGCGTGCGGCCTTCGTCCAGAGCAGCGTCGCCAGGTGGGCGGGCAGGACCAGCAGCGACAGCCAGTTCAGCAGCGCGCACACCGCGACGACGCCCCCGTAGGCCACCCAGTGCCCCGTCCGGGCCCGTCCCCGCAACGCCGTCACCAGCAGCAGGGTCGAGATCCCCGCCCCGGCCGCGACCAGCGCGTAGGAGCGGCCCTCCTGGAGATAGAACTGCACGGCCGGAAGCAGCCCGAACGCCAATCCGCCCGCCAGGCCCGCCCAGCGGCCGGTCAGCCGGTGGCCGATGAGCGCCACGCAGGTCGCGGCCGTCGCCGTGGCCAGGACCGAGGGAAGCCGCAGGGTCGTGGTGCTCGCCCCGAAGCAGACGAAGAGCCCGTGCATCAGCAGGTAGTAGAGCCCGTGCACGGCATCGACCTGTCCGAGCATGTACCAGATGCCGGAGGCGGGCCGCTGGGCCACCTGCCAGGTCGCGGCCTCGTCCCGCCACATGCTCCGCTGCCGGGACAGGCCCCACAGACCGAGGGCGAGCGTCCACGGCAGCGGGATCAGCCACAGCGGCGGCCGGTACCGGCGGAACGCGCCGGCCGGCCGCGTCACCTGGAGCGCACGGCGGCGGGAAGGGAGACGGCGGGCAACTCGCGCATGAACGGTCCTCCGGGGATCGACGGTCGGTGCCGCGGAGGACGGGCCGTCGAACGCCGCGGACCGGATCCCTCCCGCCGCTCCGGGACCGCCGGACAGCGTCTCGACGGCTCGAGGCCGAGACGGAATCCGGACGCCGGACACCCACCCCCCCTGGGCGTGCCCCCCTTGGTGCGAGGTCCGCCGGGCCGGGTGGGCAGGCCATGAAGTTACCGGATGTGGATCACCGGCAACCAGGGGTCACCGCCGTGGGCAGTGTCACCGCCGACGCGGGGAACCCCGCCCGCGCGCCGCGGGCGAACTGACCGTCTCCACCCGTGAAACGACGGTTCGCCCCTGGGCCCTGTCGTCAAACTCGCTCCCCCACTGCCTCAAGGGCGTGGGAGGTGCCCACAGCCTCGCGGCGTCACGCATGTCCTCTCGCCGCACCGGGCCCCGACCCACGTACATCCACTACGAGGGCCAGGGCCCGGCACGCCCAGAGAACGCACCTGACGCCGCGAGGCCCGCCCTCCAGGCGGACGACGGGAGTTTGACGACAGGACCTAGTCCGCGCCCCGCCCCGCCCCGCCCGTCAGCCGACCCGCAGCAGCAGCACCGAGCGCCCCGGCACCGTGATCTCCGTGCCCGCCGGGTGGACCGTCCCCGGTGCCCCGGTCTGCTCCTCGCGGGAGGTGTCGACCACGACCTCGTACGCTTCCGCCCACGGCGCCCCCGGCAGGACGAAGCCCGTCGGGTGCTCGCCCGCGTGCAGCACGGCGAGGAAGCTGTCGTCCAGGACCGGCGCGCCCCGCTCGTCCCGGCCCGGGATGTCCCGCCCGGACAGATACATGCCGAGCGTGGCCGCGGGCGCGTACCAGTCGCCCTCGGTCATCTCCGCGCCCCGGGAGGTGAACCAGGCCAGGTCGCGCAGCCCGTCCACCGAGTGCGCGCGGCCGGAGAAGAAGGCCCGGCGGCGCAGCACCGGATGCCGGTGGCGCAGCGCGATCAGCCGCGAGGTCAGGTCGAACAGCGGGCGCCATTCGGGGTCGTCCAGCAGCGACCAGTCCAGCCAGCTGATCTCGTTGTCCTGGCAGTAGGCGTTGTTGTTGCCGCCCTGGGTGCGGCCGAGTTCGTCGCCCGCGACCAGCATGGGCACACCGGTCGACAGCAGGAGGGTGGTCAGCAGGTTCCTCGACTGCCGCCGCCGCAGGGCCCGTACCCCCTCGTCCGGTGTCTCGCCCTCCGCCCCGCAGTTCCACGCCCGGTTGTCGTCGGTGCCGTCCCGGTTGTCCTCGCCGTTGGCCTCGTTGTGCTTGCCCTGGTACGACACCAGGTCGCGCAGGGTGAAACCGTCGTGCGCGGTGACGAAGTTGACCGAGGCGTAGGGGCGGCGCCCGCCCCAGGCGTACAGGTCGCTGGAGCCGGACAGGCGGTAGCCCATCTCCCGTACGTCGGGCAGCGCATGGCGCCAGAAGTCGCGTACGGCGTCGCGGTAGCGGTCGTTCCACTCGGTCCACAGCGGCGGGAAGGCACCCACCTGGTAGCCGCCCGAGCCGATGTCCCACGGTTCGGCGATGAGCTTGACCCGGCGCAGCACCGGGTCCTGGGCGATGACCGCCAGAAAGGGGGACAGCATGTCGACGTCGTGCATCGAGCGGGCCAGCGCCGCCGCCAGGTCGAAGCGGAAGCCGTCCACGCCCATCTCGGTGACCCAGTACCGCAGCGAGTCCGTGATCAGGCGCAGCACCTGGGGCTGGACCACGTGCAGGGTGTTGCCGCAGCCGGTGTAGTCGGCGTAGCGGCGGGCGTCGCCCTGGAGGCGGTAGTAGCCGCGGTTGTCGATGCCCTTGAGGGAGAGGGTGGGGCCCAGCTCGCCCGCCTCCGCCGTGTGGTTGTAGACCACGTCGAGGATCACCTCGATGCCGGCCGCGTGCAGCGCGCGGACCATCCGCTTGAACTCGCCGACCTGCTGCCCCGTCGTGCCGGAGGCCGCGTAGGCCGCGTGCGGGGCGAAGTAGCCGATGGAGTTGTAGCCCCAGTGGTTGACGAGGCCGCGGCGCAGCAGGTGGTCCTCGTGGGCGAACTGGTGGACGGGGAGCAGTTCCACGGCCGTGACGCCCAGCTTCACCAGGTGCTCTACCGCCGCCGGGTGCGCGAGTCCCGCGTAGGTGCCGCGCAGCTCCTCGGGGATACCGGGGTGGAGCTTGGTGAAGCCCTTGACGTGCAGTTCGTAGATGACGGAGTCCGCCCACGGCGTCTTGGGGCGGCGGTCGTCGGACCAGTCGTCGTCGTCGTGCACGACGACGCCCTTGGGCACGTGCGGCGCCGAGTCCCGCTCGTCGCGCACGGTGTCGGCGACGTACTGCTCCGGCCAGTCCCGCACATGCCCGTACACCTCCGGAGGCAGCGCGAACTCCCCGTCCACCGCACGCGCGTACGGGTCCAGCAGCAGCTTGGCCGGGTTCCAGCGGGCACCGGTCCACGGGTCCCAGCGGCCCTCCACCCGGTAGCCGTAGCGCTGCCCCGGCATGACGCCCGGCACGAAGCCGTGCCAGATCTCGTGCGTCAGCTCGGTCAGCCGGGCCTGGGTCTCCCGGCCCCGCTCGTCGAACAGGCACAGCCGGACCGCCTCCGCCCCGGCCGCCCACAGCGCGAAGTTGGTGCCCGCGACCCCGTCCGGGCCGACCCGGAACCGCGCCCCGAGCGGCGTCGGCGCACCGGGCCACACGGGCGGCGCGGGCGGCACGGCGCGGCGGGCGCCGTTCACCACGGCGGCCGGATGCCCGCTGTCCGCGGCCGGCTTCTCGGCCCGTGCCCGCCGCTCGGCTGCGCTCGTCACCAGTCGCCCCTCTTCTGTGTGGCTCGGCCCCGGGGGCGCGGCCGGCCGTGCCGAAGGGCCGGGTGTGCGGGCCCCCGGCCCGACGGCACACCCGGCCGACCGGTGCGGCTGCCCGCCCTGACGGCTCCGCGCGGGCCGGGGGTCCCCTCCTGGGGAACTCCCCTTCACGTCGTCCTCCCACTGTTCTGCCCAGCGCGGGCGTCGCACTCACGTTTCCCCGGGGTGGGCCCGGTCGTTGAGCCCCGCGTGAGGCACGTACAAGGAAACGCGCGGCGCGCGGCGGCCGCGCTGGCCGCGGTAATGACATGGGTCGGACTGCTGGCAGGGGCCGCCGGCTGCACCTCGGAGGGCTCCGGCCCGCTGGGCATCGGCGGGCCCGTGGGCAAACCCCCCGCACCCGAGGACGTCATCCGCGTCACCCCGGGTGACGGCGGCAAGGCCGTCCGGCCCGCGGAGCGGCTGCGGGTACGGCTGCCCGGCGGGCGCCTGGAGAAGGTCAGCGTCGTCCGGTCCCAGGACGCCCAGGACACCCCGGTACCGGGGCGCGTCAGCGCCGACGGGCTGAGCTGGGAGCCCGACGACAAGCGGCTGGCGCTGGCCGCCAAGTACACCGTCGACGTGGTGGCGCTGGACACCCACGGCCGCCGCTCGGCCCGGCACTCCACCTTCACGACGTACGTCCCCGACAAGCGCTTCATCGGCTACGTCACCCCCGAGAACCGCTCCGTCGTCGGCACCGGAATGATCGTTTCCCTGGCCTTCAGCCACGACATCACCGACCGCGCCGCCGTGCAGCGCGCCGTGCGCGTCACCGCGGAACCGCCCGTGGAGATCAGCGCGCACTGGTTCGGCAAGAACCGGCTGGACTTCCGCCCCGAGCGCTACTGGAAGCCCGGCACCGAGGTCACCGTCGACCTCGGACTGCGCGACGTCGAGGGCGCGCCCGGCGTCTACGGGCTCCAGCGGAAGACGGTGACCTTCACCGTCGGGCGCAGCCAGGTCTCCCTGGTCGACGCGGCCAAGCACACCATGGAGGTACGGCGGGACGGCGATCTGCTCGCCACCGTGCCGATCACCGCGGGCGCCCCCGACCACCCCACCTACAACGGGAAGATGGTCGTGATGGACATGCTCGAGGTCACCCGGATGAACAGCCAGACGGTCGGCTTCGGCGGCGAGTACGACATCCCCGACGTCCCGCACGCCATGAAACTCACCGACTCCGGAACCTTCCTGCACGGCAACTACTGGGCACCGACCGCCCCCGGCCAGGTCAATGTCAGCCACGGCTGCGTGGGACTCAAGGACGTCAAGGGAGGCGGCTCGGACACCCCGGCGGGCTGGTTCTTCGACCGGAGCCTGATCGGGGACGTCATCGAGGTCGTGAACAGCAAGGACAAAACCGTCTCCCCCGACAATGGGCTCTCGGGGTGGAACATGGCGTGGAACGCGTGGAAAGCGGGCAGCGTGCTCAAGTAGCCAGGTGAAGCGCGGGGTTCGGGGGTCACGGGGGCCGGTCGAAGTTGCGACGCAACGGTGACATTCGGCTGACTCCCCGTCCTAAACCCTGCGGTTACCATGCTCCGATGCGGGCGCGGGACGCGCCGGGGCGTGGGCCTGTGACCAGGCCTTGGAGGGGAGAGCAACTTGAACGTGCGGCCGATATCGGGGGCTCCGGCGGGGGACCGGCGGAGAGGTCGTCAGGGACTGGCGCTCATGACGGGAGCCCTGGTGCTGTCCCTCGCCGCGTGCGGCGGGGGCGGCGGTTCCGGCTCCGGGTCGGGTGACGGCAAGGCCAAGTCCTCGGACACCCGGCAGAGCAAGCAGTCCACGGCCGCCGTCAGCATCTCGCCCAAGTCCGGTGCCGCGCACGTCGACACCAGCGGCGCCCTCAAGGTCGGAGTCACCAAGGGCAAGCTGACCGAGGTCACCGTCAAGGACGACAAGGGCACCGCGGTCGACGGCGCCATCGCCGCCGACGGTGCCGGCTGGACGCCGTCGACGCACCTGGCCGCCGCCACCAAGTACACGGTGCACGCGGTCGCGAAGGACTCCGCGGGCCGCGAGGCCGCCGAGGACTCGACGTTCACCACGCTCACGCCGAAGAACACCTTCGTCGGCAACTTCACGCCCGAGGACGGCTCCACCGTCGGCGTCGGCATGCCGTTCTCCCTCCGCTTCACCCGGGGCATCACCCACCCCGAGGCCGTCGAGAAGGCCGTCAGCATCAAGACCGAGCCGGCCGTCGACGTCGAGGGCCACTGGTTCGGCAACGACCGCCTCGACTTCCGCCCGGAGAAGTACTGGAAGTCGGGTACGAAGGTCACGATCGACCTCAACCTCGACGGCGTCGAGGGCCGCTCCGGCGTCTACGGCAAGCAGCACAAGACGGTGAAGTTCACCATCGGCCGCGACCGGGTGTCCTACGTGGACGCCAAGAAGCACACGATGAAGGTCACCCAGGACGGGAAGGTCATCAAGACCATCCCGGTCACCACCGGCAAGCCCGGCTACGACACCTGGAACGGCCAGATGGTCATGAGCCAGAAGCTCGTCGTGACCCGCATGAACGGCGAGACGGTCGGCTACGGCGGCGAGTACGACATCAAGGACGTCCCGCACGCCATCCGTCTGACCGACTCCGGCACCTTCGTCCACGGCAACTACTGGGGCGGCGGCGCCTTCGGCAACTTCAACGCCAGCCACGGCTGCATCGGTCTGCGCGACGTGCGCGGCGGCTACGACAAGGGCGTCCCGGCGGCGTGGTTCTTCAACCACTCCATCGTCGGCGACGTGGTGGTCGTACGGCACGCCCACGACCGCACGGTCGACCCGGCGAACGGCCTCAACGGCTGGAACATGTCCTGGGACGAGTGGAAGAAGTAGCGACCGGCGGGTGTGAGGGGGCGGGGCGTCCGGTGGACGCCCCGCCCCTTCTTCTTTCCCGGCCGCCGGGCCTTCGGGCTCTTCAGACCAGGGGCAGGGAGGTGCGCCCCGGGAAGCCGTCGAGCAGGTCCACGTCCACCGGCAGGTCGGTCAGGTCGTCGATCAGGGTGACCCGGACCGCGGGCCGGTCGGTGGTGTCCCTGGTCGCGCCCGGGTCCACCGCGAACAGCACGGTGACCGGGCATGCCGCGCCGTCCGGGTCATGGACCCCGGCGTACTGGAGGAAGCGCCAGCCGTCGGCCTCCCAGTGGTCGATCAGCCCCGAGCGCACGACCGGCGCCGCGGCCACCCACGCCAGTGAGCGCTCCAGCAGTTCGACGGAGGCGGCGACCGGCACCTCCGCGTCCGGGGCTCCCGGGAGCGGGTGCCCGAACACCTTCAGCCGCGTCCTGCGCAGCGGCACCAGCCACAGTTCGTCCAGATCGCCGGAGACCGCGACCAGCACGGCCGCGGCGACGGCCAGGAACACGGCCGACGCCACCGGGTGCCCGGCGGCCTGGCTCCACCAGGCCGTCCGCGCTCCGGTGGCCGCGGCCCCGCCCGCCACGACGAGTCCCGCCCGGGCGAAGGACCGCCAGGTGAGCGGGGAGTCGTCCCGCGCGGTGCACCCGCAGGACGACTCCGGGGCGGTCGCCCGGGCGTACCCGAGGTAGCCCAGGAAGCCGAGCCCCAGGGCGGTCGCCGCGAGGCCCGGGACCTCCGTGGCCGGTGCCGCCAACAGGCCTGCGGCGACCACGAGTTCCGCGGCCCCGGTGGCCCGCAGGACGGCCGTGGCGCGGCGGCCGTCGCCCAGGACGCGCACCAGTACGGTGCCGGCCGCCTGCCGTGCCGTCTGCCGGCCGAACGCCTTGCCCGCCCCGGTGGCGGCGAGCAGGACCCCGAGCAGCAGCGGCGCGAGGCTCGTAACGAGCGAGACCATCACGTACCTCCTCGGCTCAGTGCCCGACGCTGATGCGGGCGATGTCCACGCTGTCGTCGGCGGGCCGCCAGGCTCCGAGCACCTGGGCGTGGTGCCCGATCCGCAGCTGCGAGAGGTCGGAGGTGAGGGCGCCGCCGCGGAAGGAGGCGGTGGTCCGCTTCGTCACGACGTTGCCGACCAGGGCGTTGCGGCCGTGGCTCAGGTGCAGCCTCGACCGCTCGATGCCGCGGACGGTGACGTAGAGGTTGACGATGTTCACCCACACCGCGTCGGCGGCCATGGTGCCGTCAGGCATGTCGACGCCCCGCGCGTACAGGCCGTCGCCGACCTCGACGGCCTCGGCGGTGACCGTCTCCAGCTTCCAGAGGCTGGTGGCGTTGGTGAGCTGGACGAGCCGGTGGCCGCCGTCGGACTCGACGACTTCGAGGACACTGCCCTTGATCCGGCTGACGCGGCCGTCGATGAAGGACGACTTGGAGATCGCAGGGTCCAGGGAGGGCGTCGGGGCGGCGAACGCGGCGTCCGCGTCCAGTGCGCCGAGTGCGGAGGCGCCCACGATGGTGGCGCCGCCGACCGCCGCGGCCGTCAGCAGACGGCGGCGGTCGAGGCCTTCGCGTCCGGTCATGGTCGTCCTCCTCACT comes from the Streptomyces sp. NBC_00820 genome and includes:
- a CDS encoding ABC transporter ATP-binding protein codes for the protein MPTTRATTEERSAVRTLLRLWPYVRPVRVRLGAAAFVAVLASCTGLVIPLVLKWMVDGPVADRDPAGVWLGALYLLLLGIAEAALFGIRRRLVARPLTGVEAEMRAGLYRHLQRLPVAFHDRWASGQLLSRATTDLMLLRMFLAFPLTFLLVNGVTILVGVVIMLLQDWSLGLVILGPAVPVLWTCVVFERRYAEVARRAQDQVGDVTTLVEESVLGIRIIKGFGRHRSQARTFRALAATLRGTELRKARLLATIWGVIVTLPEVAIGAALVLGALQVADGDLSAGTLVAFLSTALALRWPVDSIGFLLAMSQEAATATERYFEVMDEAPESGTRERGTTEGGTQERGTPTLAATPAKGPAPAKGLRFENVSFRYPDAPPHSPPLLDRVDLYIRPGESMALVGATGSGKTTLTALIPRLHDVTSGRITLHGTDITAMSREELRARVAMAFEEPTLFSTSVGENVLMGADEDAGAAELDRALAVAQADFAHALPQGPGTRVGEQGLSLSGGQRQRLALARAVVGRPEFLVLDDPLSALDVHTEAAVEAALRQVLADTTALIVAHRPSTVLLADRVALLSGGRITAVGTHHELLRTNAEYAHLMSGEGEEGDHR
- a CDS encoding ABC transporter ATP-binding protein, with translation MPSVIEVTDLRKSYGGRTVVDGVSLAVEEGEIFGILGPNGAGKTTTVECVEGLRVPDAGRVRVAGLDPVADHAEVSRLLGAQLQQSELQPRLTVREALDLYASFYPRPADRHALAERLGLGPKLDTRFAKLSGGQQQRLFIALALIGGPRIVVLDELTTGLDPRARRDTWQLIEDVRASGVTVLLVTHFMEEAQRLCDRVAVIDKGRVAALDTPAGLVRRSAGATVVSFTPSAPLAETDLNALPALASVEHRDGRITLTGTDETVNAVLSLLARHHVTAHQLRVTDATLDDAFLDLTKEEAA
- a CDS encoding glycosyltransferase family 39 protein, whose product is MTRPAGAFRRYRPPLWLIPLPWTLALGLWGLSRQRSMWRDEAATWQVAQRPASGIWYMLGQVDAVHGLYYLLMHGLFVCFGASTTTLRLPSVLATATAATCVALIGHRLTGRWAGLAGGLAFGLLPAVQFYLQEGRSYALVAAGAGISTLLLVTALRGRARTGHWVAYGGVVAVCALLNWLSLLVLPAHLATLLWTKAARGTRTRWAVASTGAVGAALPLILFSRTQSDQVSWIPPLTWHMLIGPAVLLAIGGLGALLDRPRVGRLSAAAVGLPLLAVPQLGLLGISLVQPLFLDRYVLFSMLGLALLIGSALGAAVRAAGPRYPRASRLLVPVALATAVVALLPQALAKRSPASRVDDVLAAAGNVRQLKRAGDAVVFVPAARRDTALVSPDAFAGLRDVALAESPLRSGTLKGEEAAPRRIRAAMLAQRRILLVTDAAEVARPVRGGRDGAKTAVLRGYFTVVADAQVRGRRVTVYERCRQDAGRAGPVPCPPGSG
- the glgX gene encoding glycogen debranching protein GlgX translates to MTSAAERRARAEKPAADSGHPAAVVNGARRAVPPAPPVWPGAPTPLGARFRVGPDGVAGTNFALWAAGAEAVRLCLFDERGRETQARLTELTHEIWHGFVPGVMPGQRYGYRVEGRWDPWTGARWNPAKLLLDPYARAVDGEFALPPEVYGHVRDWPEQYVADTVRDERDSAPHVPKGVVVHDDDDWSDDRRPKTPWADSVIYELHVKGFTKLHPGIPEELRGTYAGLAHPAAVEHLVKLGVTAVELLPVHQFAHEDHLLRRGLVNHWGYNSIGYFAPHAAYAASGTTGQQVGEFKRMVRALHAAGIEVILDVVYNHTAEAGELGPTLSLKGIDNRGYYRLQGDARRYADYTGCGNTLHVVQPQVLRLITDSLRYWVTEMGVDGFRFDLAAALARSMHDVDMLSPFLAVIAQDPVLRRVKLIAEPWDIGSGGYQVGAFPPLWTEWNDRYRDAVRDFWRHALPDVREMGYRLSGSSDLYAWGGRRPYASVNFVTAHDGFTLRDLVSYQGKHNEANGEDNRDGTDDNRAWNCGAEGETPDEGVRALRRRQSRNLLTTLLLSTGVPMLVAGDELGRTQGGNNNAYCQDNEISWLDWSLLDDPEWRPLFDLTSRLIALRHRHPVLRRRAFFSGRAHSVDGLRDLAWFTSRGAEMTEGDWYAPAATLGMYLSGRDIPGRDERGAPVLDDSFLAVLHAGEHPTGFVLPGAPWAEAYEVVVDTSREEQTGAPGTVHPAGTEITVPGRSVLLLRVG